In Lolium rigidum isolate FL_2022 chromosome 7, APGP_CSIRO_Lrig_0.1, whole genome shotgun sequence, the DNA window TCTTCCTGTAAgttccttctctctctctcccgcctCCAGATCTACGCGTCTCCGTCGTCTGATATTTTCTGTAAAACTTTCCGGCAGGGCTGAGTTCAGGCCCCAGTACATGCAGGAGCACCCTGAGGCCAAGGGCGTCATCGCCGTGAGTCACCTCCTCACCAAACCCTAGTTTTGTTTCTAGGGTTTTAGTTCTAGGGTTTCGTTTGGATGGACGATGGCTCATGACTGTGCATGTGCTGCGTGTTTTGGTTTTAGGTTACCAAGGCTGCTGGAGAGAAGTGGCGCAGCATGTCCGATGAGGTTTGTGTGGTTTGTTTGCACTGCTTTATGTAATTAATATTATGGGGTTAACTTGCTTCCGTGCCGTTATATTTGCCGCAACTTGCCAAGATACAACTAGATCTACCCCAAAATAAACGCCGTAATACAACTACATCTACCCCAAAATAGACGCCATCAGTCTCCGTAACAATGTTCCCGCCTTGGCGCAGTACGTCCGATGAAGATTATCTGATTTTTGCAATGATTACATGTAGTTAATATTAGGGGAAAAAATTCTGCGCCGTTATATTTGCCGCAACTTGTCAATATACCACATTATTATCCACATCCCAACTTGCCTAGCGTTATCCCAAAATGATTATTGCGCGGGAGTAGCAAAGCAAATATCTATACTCCTATATAGTGTATCAATAAGGAAGCATGACAGTCGTTGGATCATTTCAATCGGATGGTTCACAATTCAAAGATGTTAGATAGGAATAGCTGAAACCGTCGGATCATGTGTATCCTACGGCCATGAATGCAAGGATTCGCCACTTCTTTGATTTGACTTGGCTGCACCCCGTACTGACTACCTGAGACCCAGTAGCGGTAGTTTGTGGTTTTCTCTGGATGGTTCGTCCGTCCAAACTCCAAACGAGCCCGCCTCCTATCTCCAGAGCCGAGCAGGCAGGACCAGGCACGCGTGCAAGGCGGACCTGCGGCCCTGCGGGCGCTCGGGAATGGAACCAGGGGAGGAGAGAGCACGTGAGGGAGGCGGAGCAAGGAGGCGAGCAGAGCGCTGGCTGGGAACGTTTGCCAATTGCCTGAGTACCATGTGGAAGCGGCGCAAGGCGTGGCCGCTGCCTGGACTGGGCAAGGTCGACCGCAGGTGGAGGCGAGGACGTCGGGCTCCCGGCCGCGGAGCTGTGCAAGGCGAGATCGAGAAGGAGGGCGGCTGGTGAGGCGCGTGTGGCCAGTACGAGGTCGGCGGCACGCGAGGAAGGGGCGCATGGGGCAGCGGTCGAGCAGGGCAAATGGCGGCGAAGCCAGGGGCCGACCGGCACGGCGTGGGgctcgcccgaaagagagaactgaGCTCGGGGTGAGGGAGACGAGGCTCGCAAGGCAGAGGTGAaagcggctgccggcggcggctcgcTAGAGGAGGCGCGGAGGTGTCGTCTGGCTGGGCCACACTGGGATGGTTCACATGCCTGTGCGAGGAAGCTTGGGTTTGGTTGGTGGGCTGGGGCATGATGGGCGTTGGGCCGGAGGGTCAGGTGAGGCTCCTCACTTTTGATTTAAAACAACAATTTTGAAGAGAAAACGATCAATGCTACCTCAAATTCTTGTATGTTTGGACATAATCCTGGTGATCGAGGGTAGCACCTCTAAGCTTAATGCAATAGCTAATTAAAGTAGTGGCGCATCAGTGCCAATTTTCGGTTTATTGTGGCAAAGAGACTCCCATGTTTGGAAAATGTGTTACCACAATTTTTCCAACACAATATAAACTTGATCAAATCTGCATCACCGCACTCATCATGGCACTCGAACATATTATGTGTTTCTATCCAACATGCGAAGCATGTACCCTTAACTAGTGGCAATAAGTTACCCTCTATGAGTCAGTCTCACTTGGCTGTGTAGTATAACTTTAAAATCTGTTGAGGTAAGGGAAGGCAAATTATCCGTTCTCAACTGATTGATGCATGCCTTGTTTAGGAGAAGGCAAAGTACGGAAGCAAGAAGCAGGAGGTCAAGGAGACCAAGGCTGTGAGCAAGAAGGTAGAATTACAACTGCCACGAATTTCATGACATTAATCTTCTACTAGGCATTTAAGTATCCCAGTTTTGCGGTTCTAATATTCTGGGTTCCATTTTAACAGGAGAGCACTAGCTCCAAGAAGGCCAAGACTGATGGTGATGAAGAGGAGGGAGAAGGTTCTGACAAGTCCAAGTCCGACGTTGAGGATGATGGCGAGGAGGTATGTAAAATTTATGCATCGCAGCAGGTTGTGTACACTGCAGTGTGGATGGAATTTATGTATTGTTGCTAACATCTCTTTGATTGGCTTATTGCAGGAGGACGAGGAGTAAATAGTAGCTTAGAGAACAGCGGCTGTACATCATCAGTGCTTGCTGCTTAGGGCTTAGCTTGCTATGTTCCTTTTTATGTAATGTTATTCTGTAAGGAGAATGTTTAGATGCGTACTCCTGGGCTGCGGCGTGCTGTAGGTGTATCTGTTTGGCTAGTTCTGAAGAAAAGCTTAAGACTCTTGACTGCTTTTCTTTTGTGGACCTCCACAGCATGTGTAAACAGCTATCTTGCTTTCTTTTATCAACTGATCTGATGACTAGCCCGCTGTTGGCTGTCCTGTGATCTTCTCCTGTTATGTATTACTTTTGTGTTGCTTCTTGTTATGTTGCTGATGGTCCACCTGCGTGCAGCAGTATTACACCCACTCCTGGCTTGAGCAAAGCTGGAGCTATATCTGCTTGACTAGCAGCAAAGAAAAGCCAGACTGCTTGACTACTTTTATTTTAGTGGACCTCTGCAGCGTGTTGTTTGCTTCAGGTTATGTTTGTGATGTTCCACCTGGATTCAGTTGTATACTTGTATTACACTCATTCTTTGATTCTTGCAGCACATTATTTACAGATTCTAACCATGAAGTCATGGTGTTATCTTCATCAGGTACGAGTACAATAAGAAAGTTATACATGTAAACAATAAAAAATGGTGCATTAAACAATTTACTTTGTAAATTTCCGGCTGAGATGCTCTGTTCTATCTACCAACAAAATCATTTTTAAGGCAGCACGGCAGTTGATAAACCATAAGCAAGTAGAAAGAGAAGCCAAGAGGAAAGTTATCCATGTAAACAATCAAAACTGGAATAGCAAACAATTGACTATCTAAATTTCCTGCTGAGATACTCTGTTTTCTATCTACAACAAAATCATTTTTAAGGCAGCATGGCGTAATGTTCCATATGCATGTGAGGCGAACTTGACAAGGCAGTGGACAAACCACAAGCAAGTGGAAAGAGAAGCCAAGAGGACTTTACAACTGACTGCCCGGCAAGTGCGGTTAGCCTTCTCAAACAAACATCAAAATGAGGACTTTACAACTGGAGGAAAAAAGTATCTGCCATGCCTGCCATTGCTATGATGAGCTCTTCTCGTTCTTTGTGGTTCGCAGCAGCTCTTTCGCCATTGATGAGAAGGACTGAGCGCCATTAGCCATATCTGCAGATCGAAGATTAATGCCCTGCAAGAAGCACATAAGAACATGTTAATGCCCTCAAGTTAAGCAGAATGTTTCTTACAGGGTCTTTCACGTTCATATGGATTTTTGAAGAATATATGGAAGTAGGGAATGACAAGTGGGTAGCCAAAATGAGTTCAGAATCTGAAGAGTTCAGAGCAGACATGGTAACAGGAGTAAACATATAACACTATTACTAGGGGGCAAAGGGATATTACCTCCAACTTTTTAATGTTCTCTTGCAGCTTGTTCCCGATCATTTTTGGAACACTGGTGGACTCCTGTTCATGTCAACATTCAAAGTTAGTAAGTGAAGTCATAAACTTAAAATATATATTTTCCTCGAGGGGAACTAACTTATATTATGCTTGCATTATTCCATGCATAGCTCATGTGATTCAATGCAGAATTGCAGATGCTCATTGGTTGCTAATATAAATAGTAACCTATATGTACAAAAATATTGCAGGCCGAATTATAAACCGCGTGTAATGGTAATGTATTGTGTTTCATAATTTAATGGTCTTCTATGCACTCACATTACTTGTAGCATATCCATACTTCATCTTTATCTGGTCAATTTGTCTAACCGGTGGTTCATCTTCAGGTTTCTTGTTTGCCGAATTCACTTTTTCTTCTGTTTTGGGCTTCAATTTTCCTGTGCATACAACATTTGGACATCTCATCACATCTTCACAGTTGCACTGGAACGATAATTTCAAAAATCCAATACTCTGGATAACAAAAATACATATAATTTCCTATTATTATACTTGGCTGACCTCTAAGAGTTTGGAATCCCTTGCTGATTTTCTGTTTGCTTAGACCTGGGAAGTGTGGTCCTTTCTGCTTCTCTGTGTTGTCTTCAATGTCGATATCATCTTCAGGAAGAAACATGTTACCGTAAGTACAAAGAGACCCTTGAACAAGCAAAATCAATGTAGTAGCAAACATGTTCTAAAGCAGATACAGGTGCTAAGATGGGATGGTGATTCCTAGTGCCTACATAGCCACCTTTTAAAACTTTGAACAACACATACCTATGTCTAGCTCAATGTTTTCATCATATTTTAGTGAACTGTTCCTTCTCTCAGATGGTGGGGTGAAGTTGGCAGAGGAAAATATTGAAGCCAGGTCTTCAGAACTTGTTGCAATGAACTGTTCACTGCTGTTTGCGTCACTCTCTTTCGCCTTGCTTCCTTTAGCGTCTTTCATAATCATTCCAAATATGCCCTGGAGAATTTCCGTTGTCATATAGAAGTAGCACAGATGACTTCAACTGACCTAAAATTAACTAGtcacctttttcttttctttggggGACTTCACTACATAGGAAGATTCTTCTCTGGGCGGGTGGTCTTTTCTGTACACTGTATTAATACTGTCTACATGCCTGTGTACAAATCACACTACTTAGATACCTATGTTAAGCAATCTGAAAGGAACCAGCAAGAGAAGACGTTCTTTTTAGAGATAGAACGAGTATTTCCGACTTCAGCTAGAAATTAATAATGAAATCATTATGCTTGGCATTCACCAATCAGAGCAGGACCTCTATGATGAAACAATAGTGCACTAGATTGCAAAGCTCAAATGTTGGAAAACATGGTCAACTATTCGTCATTACGAAATTTACACACTAACCATCCTAGCATACCTGTAGGTGTCATCCTGACAGAGAGTAGAGAAAAAATATGTCTCCTCTCCATTAACCTGTATGATGAAATAAACCATTTATAACTGAAAGCTACTATTTTGAGCCATGCATATAGTTGCACTGAAGTCACTAAAGAATGTCTTCCAAAAAATTAAAATCTTAGAGAAAAGCATGGTGCAATCCTTACCAAGATTATTTCTCCATTAGATGAACATGTTATGGAAATAGAGGAATTCAAGGAATTTGAATATACAAAACCTCGTAAAGAGGCTTCCTTCAACAAAGATAGATCTGGGATTGATCTGCAGTTTCACAAATATACAGGAATTCATTGACCTTACTTGAATGCCCTTGTGCAAAGTTTTCAATTCAACTTTGCCTTACCTTATTTCTACTTTTCCATTGGAGAAGACTAATACAATTCCAATCTCAGAAGAAGTACTATGGATAAGAGATGCAAAACAACAATGACCATTTAATTTCTTCTTATTAGTTATGTTCTTCATTCCCTGCACAAAAGTTTGCTCCATAATGAGCAAGAGTGACTCACGTAGAAGTAAAACTTTTAAGATAACTGGAAATATAAATACCTGAATCGCATGGCTCAAAGAAAACAAGCGGATTGCATCTTCAGTACAAAGCAACAGCAACGATTCCTTCGATGTTGTATTGTGGTTATCAGATACATCATTTGGAGATAACTCTGCATAATGGCATTATGTGGCTTTAGAATGGCATAGTAGCATGGCAATATTATCTTCAAAAAAATGTCGATGGCTAGATGATACACCGAAATGTGGATTAAGGTCATATAGCTCACCCAATTTCTGCAACAGAAGGGCTCTCGAGGGTCTGTTTGTCTGAACTGGGTTGGTGTTCAAAAGTTTTCCAGTTTCTTCCTCCAGAACAGAAATGGAAGAATCTTCCATTCCTACTATCAAAAGATCCTTATCGTATCCATTATGGCTGTAGAGTTCAAATTGCAAGGAGGAAATTCCACCCGATACTCGACACTCAAGCTGTTTTTGATACAATATAGTAGCATCATCTATTTTGATAACTGATACCTGAAAACATGATTTTCCGAAGATGTCACTTAATTGACTGAATATTGAGTTGAATAACCATATTTGAGGAATAAattcatgatacatatgcttgtaATTCAGTGATCACCttctatatattaaaatatataatCGACATATACATGACATGAATTATACTTAACAAGAGTTGTTTAGTTGCTTGTAATAGCAACCATTAATTCAAAAAATTATTTGAGATAGCATAGCAAACACACAGCGTATTTAGTAGCTTTATTCAGTTTTACTATTGTAGACAAAGTGATAAGATTTTATCCCTACTATTTTGAAACTGTGATACAAAAGTGTTGGTAAGAGGGAGTTTGCTGTGTTAATTTTACGGTGCTTCGAGCTTAGTAGTTCCAAAAAATTGAGAAAAAATTGCATAATAACATATTTCTTACAATTCCTTTTTCTGTCCCAACAGCAAAATACTTCGAGTTAGAGATCGTAGAGCTTGAGGTTACAGCTCCCTTGAGCTTTATACTTCTTGCATTGTAGTTATCCCCTTGCTTAGCTGATGAGTCACAAAGATGATAGTTAAATAACACATAGAAACTTCATATAGATTTAAATATTATTAAGGAAGATACATCAACTCGATGACAGCACCAAGAAGTGTTGAATTGCTGACAACCATTTATGTAGCTTTTCTCATATCATATCTACAAATTCTTTCTACTTGTAGACACCAAAATCAACATGTAACTGGGTGAGCTATATGACCTTTCTATGTGAAAAGAATGCAGCAACTCCACATCATCTTTTCAGTCTTCACTGGTATTAATATTGCTAAGAAATGGTTGTTGATATTATTATTTATCTTTTTTGGTCTAGAGAATAGTTTTTTTTTAATATTGCCACTAATCAAACAATAATTTCAGTACTTGTAACGGGAAAGGTTTGTCTATGGAAACCCTAGTTATCATAGTTCAGAACTTGGTGACACAAGCTGCAAACTTATGTTTATTAACTGAAAGGAAGTGATGTTAGACTCGAAATGTGCCCATCTGAAAAGATAATGACTGTATACCTGCTATATTAGTTCAATGGTCCAACAAGAATCACTGACTGTGCCAAGTTATAAATGCTTAAGTGCAAAGTATTTAGATTATTGTGACGTAAATTCTTTTGTAAAATACTAGAATCAGAAACCAATTTAGTATCTAGATAGTAGCTCGACTGGTGGAAAATGGGTAGATCAGTACCATGCAAAAAGGATAATATATTGTCGTTAGAGTCTTTCTTGAATGCGATGATGCGGACCtggaaagaaggaaaaaaaattagCACTACAAGTGCATGAAACACATGCAGAAGAAACTGCCTTGTAGTCATGGAATAGCTTACCGTTCCACTCTGATCCCCAGATATAAGAATGCTGGAGGACATATCAAACTGCAATGAAGTAATACGGGTGCCACTTGATGTATTGTCTTCATTCTGTGCAATTATCAAAAACTCCTGATTAGAATGAAGTAAAAAAAAAGTGTGCATGAACATTCATAACTCTGAAATATCTAGTAAAATAATTGTGATTTGAAGTTACCTGCTGCTTTATCATAAAAATCTGCATGAGAAGAGGACATGATGCATCCCAAAAGCTTATCGTTCCATCCATATGTCCAGTTATATACAGGTTCCTGGTCTTATGGATGTTGGTAAAATTTGTGGAATTCTGGCCCTTATCCTTCATTGAGAACAACCATGTATATTTGGTGGCCAACGATGAAAAATAATCCTGTACATAAAAAATATGAAGCTGTCTGGTAAAAAAGTTCATGTTTGTTTGCAAGGGTATAATTTGCAAATCTAGACATGCCTCATCAGCTATTGATGTACGGCCACTTGTGTAGAACTTTGCAATGTTGATGCCTGAATCACCATACGGTTGCTTCACATATGAGTGGTTTGGAAGTGTTGGTGGTGACCTTGACTGAGAGTGAAGGAGGTACCGCTCGATTTCTGAATCATCGTATAAACAGATTTGACCAGATTTCAACAAGAGAACGAGAATATTCTGTCTTTGCTTATTTGGGTCGCTAAGCCCTGTAACAAGCTCCATTCCTTTGCAAGCTTCTGTGAGGGGtaataccatctttacaattcgagATTCACTCTCTTCATTCAGAATCAGGACCTGTGATCAGAAAGCACCAAACGGAAGGTTGAACAAAGATGCAGTTCTCACTAAACAAAACAATCAAGAGATTATCCATGTAAACAATCAAGAGATTACAATATTCGCCAGAAAGAAATCAGTAATTTCAAGTTCCACCTATGCTCATAAAATGGACCTTTTTGTCTGGTTTGTGGACAACAACAACCAGTTTGTGGCACTTCTGCTAAGCATTTACTTGAAGTAGTCCCCTTAGAATTTTAAGAGTTCAAACTAGTCTGTTCCTAAACCAGTCTATCATCCAGTTTAAATTGATCTGTTACCGATCGACCGGACTCTTAAAACCCTAGAAAGTGTTATACTGAGAAGCAAAATGAAAGAAGGATTTCCCCTACAAATTCATACCGCCGTTCTAGAATGGAACTCCACTTTCAATAATGTCAGTATCTTATTGACAACCTGATTTAGAGACAGTCCTAGCAGGTAGATATAAGAAAATCCATACTCCAATTATTTGCAATCAGCTAAAGCATGCTTGGACACATGATGCAAGTTCTAGTAACTAAAATGACATTTAGGATAACAATACCCACAGGGAAAACATGCACTTGATACGTATGGTAGGAGCAGTAGCCAATATGTAAGAATATTTAAGTGTTTCTACCTGAGATAAGTATGCCTGTTCGCTAAATCCGTTAATATACAAACGTCCAGACTTTCCATCACTAGCTACCCATCTCAAAGACATTATTGGGACCTTGTCTAGCTTGTATCCAAGGTTAAGCCTCTGGAGAGGTAGGCTGTGATTACTCAACGATGAGGAATTTTGTGCACTTGAAATATCAGGAATAGCCCAAAGATAGATATCGCCACTGTCATATCCAATAGCAACTTTGCTTCCATTGGTACAAGCCCAACATGATGATGTTACGGTTTTATCCTCCTGGTGTGATTGTTGTTGCGTAGTTCTACCGGTTACAAACATCACTTTGCTTGCCTTAATATCCCATAAAGCCATGACCCCATCTCTGAAGATAATGAGCAACCTGAGAGGAAGAGTGTAACTTAATGAGATACTGTATTTGACTATGCACACTGGGAGCGGTATCAACTAAAGAATTTATGAAATATGAACATGCATATGGTTGGCTTAGAACACGAAACTAGTGGTGAAGATATGAGACAAACCTGTTGTATTCGGCAGAAGGCTGTGGTGAAACAAATGCAACCTCTACCCCATTACCAACATTTGCCATGGAACCTTCaataagaaatcaaacttgagtttgaatttgacttTCACATTCCAATTACATCGGCTCTTATTGAAACCATTACGATTATTATTGTGAAGTTGCTTTCTAAAAAAATCGATAAATGTCTTAATGGGATGGTATTTGAATATAACTACAAACTAAATAGAGTTGAGTATGTAGCTGGCCTTAACAAACTTCATGTATGCAACAATATAAATATATCGATAACACATCCTACCATAAGATTCAGCAAAAGGAATGCAGTATGGCATGTCGACTAGACATCTCTGACCCAAGTCAAGCTTCAACAACGACACGTTTCCAGAACTGTCTCCTACATATCTGCACAACATAAAGTTCTCATTAGCACGCTTAAACCCTCCAGTATCCATACCAAACTACATTCAGTAACCATATGGCTTACATGTAGAAGCTCTTCTGTAGCACGGTAAAGGCGGTTATCTGCTTCTCAAAAGGATGCAGATAGCAGAGCTTCTTCGTGTCAATGTCCCAGACCTGCATACGATGCCTTCCCGAGTTAACAACGTGCACCGTTTACTGAATTGAACATGAAAAATATTTGGGGAATAGAACGTGCCTCGATCTGGTTCTGCGTGTTCACGTTCAGGAGAACCCCTTGGCCATCGGCGAACTGAAACGGGGTCCAGGTTCAGCAATGCAGCATTCGACAGAGATAATCAATGGGATTtgaagcagcaggaggaggagagcagTGGTGGTTACCCGCAAGAACTTGGAGGGGATGGGGGAGGGGGACTGGAGCAGCGCCTGCGTGTTGTCGCGGCCGAAGAGCTTGATCTGTCCATTGCTGCAGCCGTAGGAGAGCGGCGTGAGCAACAGCGGGGAGAAGTGGGTGGCGTGTCCATCGGAATGGAAGGGTTACCTGGTGGCGACGGCGAGGACGTGGAGGAGGGGGTCGTAGGCGAGGAGCGCGGCGTCGGCGGGGACGCCGTAGTGGAAGGCCAGCCGCGGGCTGACGTCCTCGGCGCGCAGGCAGCCGATGCTGCTGGTGTGTTGCTGCAGAGAAAGCAGGGATAAGTAGGTTCGATTGAAAACCCGAGGGCAGTTGCTTCCGTAGCATAGTGGTATTGCGTTCGCTTCGTAAGCGAAAGGTCGCGAGTTCGATCCTCGCCGGGAGCTTTTTATTTTTAATCCTCACAATTTTTTTTGGCGTAATCAAAAGAAAAAGTGCAAAGATGTCACGGTTCCTTTTTTTTCCCCGCCGTTCTATGCTAAATCCGATCCAAAATTAATGAAAGGAAAAGTGTAAGATGACAGTGGTCCTGCTTCCTACTCCAGTAATCATTTTTTTTAGGGTAACTCCAGTAATCATATGAGTACACGTGTCATGATGTCCTGATCACCCGATCCATGATTCCAACCGACCACTCACATGGCCCGGTCACATCGAGTGAGCACGTAGCACACCATATTTTAGTTGTTGCAATCTACAGGACCAGGACTTGCACACGCGTCAGGTTAGTTGAACTTCAAGCACGGAGCAGCTCTAATCAACATTTTCTTACTGTAGTATCAAGTCTACTGTCCGTGCCACTGTCAGCAGCACACGACCTAATCCACTACGCACCTTGCTCAGTTGCCCTACTGCGAAGTTACCGCTTGCTAAGAAATACGACTAGTAATGTTTTTTGGAGCACTATGAACTTAGTTACTAGTATTACCATTTCTTACTTGATGAAAAGTCAAATTGCGCATCATCATGTCCATGTCTTTTAGCAAGAGTGTGATGTCAGAAACGAACCTCCTATCATGCATGCTACTAGTCTCAGGCCTCTCACTACACGAGATGTTATGCAAATCAGCATGTTGTAATAAACCAGTCGGTGCCTGCAGGCCAAAGCCGGCAACGCCATATGTCAGACCCGGAGCATAAGAATAAGCTAATCTCGTTGATCTCGAAGAACCGGCCTATCATATTTTATCCTGAACTTCCACCTAGATACACTACACTACAACACTACTGTAATTCATCCAATCTATGCATCGAACTTGGTCAATCAAAATTCTTATCCATATAGTGGTGCCACGCCACGGGGTAGAATCATTCCCCGAAACGAAGAAGAACATAAACAATGCGTCCGCCCTTGGTTCCACATTAATGAGATCACATGCTTGGGTCTCCCAGTGGCAGCGCTGCCTTAATTTCTGAATCATCCACCGGTGTTTGAAATTTGAACAGTGTTCAGATCGATACAACGACACTCTCTGTCTCTGTCAATTCTAGCCAGCGTTTCGGCAACGGCGTCTACTACGAGGTAACATTCTTTTCTTGTTTcgacaacaacaacaaatatAGAATGTGTCATTTTCGAAGAGCTTCTTTAAAGAAACTAAGCAAGTGAAAGAATTACGTAGAATTCGGTCGGTGGAGACAGTCATGGGTGGAGAaggggaggagtgagatgtggaaCTACTCCTTAATCAGGAAAAAAGCCATTCTGGGATACCCACCCTCGAATTTCATCTACCTACGCTTTTGTGCAAAATTGCGTCTAATCTTTAAGTAAGTCCCTACCACACAGCATGGGCCAAGAACACGGAACCTGACCAAAAGGGATAGTAGAATGGCAGCAGGGAGCGTGCTCTGTCACTGTGGAtgggatcgagcgagagagagagagagaggttaccttcttggaggcctTCTCCACGAGCTTCTTGACGAACATGGCCGATCGATCCACGACCAGGGCTGCCAAGAATCCACGAACAGGTAGCCGAAGATCGGCGCCTCCTTCCTGTGCCCGATCGAAGCAGCGCCGCCTGCCAACTTGGCCTTAATCAGGACGGAAGGAACCGATGTAGAAACAGGAAACCAAGATGAAACCGTCGGCGAAcgcagggaggaggaggaagacagggGGTGGCAGAGAGAcaggagaggaagaggaagggaagtTTTGTGTCCGGCCGGATGGCAGTTAAGGATTAGGTTGGTGTCTGATGTCGTCTCCTTCTTTGGTGTACACTGTCTTCCAGTGCAGAGTGAGGGGTTTAAAAAGGAGTTTGAGTCAGGGACGAGCCCACCACAAACCGACACAGATAATTGCGCTTGGTTCAACGAGATCGGCCAGGGCGCAATCGCGTACAGGCACTTGGCATCGCCTCGACGCAACAGAAGCAGACAGCAAAAATAAAAACCCTGAAGACGTGCCTTTTCCCTCCAGCCACATCCATGTC includes these proteins:
- the LOC124677480 gene encoding uncharacterized protein LOC124677480, whose amino-acid sequence is MFVKKLVEKASKKQHTSSIGCLRAEDVSPRLAFHYGVPADAALLAYDPLLHVLAVATSNGQIKLFGRDNTQALLQSPSPIPSKFLRFADGQGVLLNVNTQNQIEVWDIDTKKLCYLHPFEKQITAFTVLQKSFYIYVGDSSGNVSLLKLDLGQRCLVDMPYCIPFAESYGSMANVGNGVEVAFVSPQPSAEYNRLLIIFRDGVMALWDIKASKVMFVTGRTTQQQSHQEDKTVTSSCWACTNGSKVAIGYDSGDIYLWAIPDISSAQNSSSLSNHSLPLQRLNLGYKLDKVPIMSLRWVASDGKSGRLYINGFSEQAYLSQVLILNEESESRIVKMVLPLTEACKGMELVTGLSDPNKQRQNILVLLLKSGQICLYDDSEIERYLLHSQSRSPPTLPNHSYVKQPYGDSGINIAKFYTSGRTSIADEDYFSSLATKYTWLFSMKDKGQNSTNFTNIHKTRNLYITGHMDGTISFWDASCPLLMQIFMIKQQNEDNTSSGTRITSLQFDMSSSILISGDQSGTVRIIAFKKDSNDNILSFLHAKQGDNYNARSIKLKGAVTSSSTISNSKYFAVGTEKGIVSVIKIDDATILYQKQLECRVSGGISSLQFELYSHNGYDKDLLIVGMEDSSISVLEEETGKLLNTNPVQTNRPSRALLLQKLELSPNDVSDNHNTTSKESLLLLCTEDAIRLFSLSHAIQGMKNITNKKKLNGHCCFASLIHSTSSEIGIVLVFSNGKVEIRSIPDLSLLKEASLRGFVYSNSLNSSISITCSSNGEIILVNGEETYFFSTLCQDDTYRHVDSINTVYRKDHPPREESSYVVKSPKEKKKGIFGMIMKDAKGSKAKESDANSSEQFIATSSEDLASIFSSANFTPPSERRNSSLKYDENIELDIDDIDIEDNTEKQKGPHFPGLSKQKISKGFQTLRGKLKPKTEEKVNSANKKPEDEPPVRQIDQIKMKYGYATSNESTSVPKMIGNKLQENIKKLEGINLRSADMANGAQSFSSMAKELLRTTKNEKSSS
- the LOC124675189 gene encoding DNA-binding protein MNB1B-like — translated: MRSKANGDASFKASGKRKAAAGGVAKPKRAPTPYFVFLAEFRPQYMQEHPEAKGVIAVTKAAGEKWRSMSDEEKAKYGSKKQEVKETKAVSKKESTSSKKAKTDGDEEEGEGSDKSKSDVEDDGEEEDEE